In the Alteromonas sp. M12 genome, one interval contains:
- a CDS encoding thioredoxin family protein, translating into MSSENTSKSNNKLVNIVLFIIVATFIYLAYQWYQSHLGQQAKDKIQIQMLDFDVALAKAQAHDKLVLADMSAIWCPTCRKLDSTIFSNDRVKDVIDENFVFARVDYDTEQGQQFAERYRVTGYPVLLILDSTGEKLTRLPLTFDSMEFIGNLNKVLSVQ; encoded by the coding sequence ATGTCATCTGAAAATACATCAAAATCGAATAATAAATTGGTCAATATAGTTCTGTTTATTATCGTCGCTACCTTTATTTACTTAGCTTATCAATGGTATCAAAGTCATTTAGGTCAGCAAGCGAAAGACAAAATTCAAATCCAGATGCTTGACTTTGATGTGGCGCTGGCGAAAGCCCAGGCCCATGATAAATTGGTGTTGGCTGACATGTCTGCGATTTGGTGCCCCACTTGTCGTAAATTAGACAGCACAATTTTTTCCAATGACAGAGTCAAGGACGTAATTGATGAAAACTTCGTGTTTGCCCGGGTCGACTATGATACAGAACAAGGGCAACAATTCGCTGAACGTTACCGCGTAACTGGGTATCCGGTATTGTTAATTCTCGACTCTACGGGCGAAAAACTTACTCGTTTGCCACTCACATTCGATTCAATGGAATTTATTGGCAATTTGAACAAAGTATTGAGCGTTCAATAA
- a CDS encoding LysR family transcriptional regulator: MHHAISLESLRVLHAIERKGSFSEAAKALFKVPSALTYTMQKLESELGVELFDRSGKRATLTQAGLILLNEGQGILDAAERLEEKVKQVESGWETQLTIAKDTIMPNKPVIELIKGFCCLDKQVEITLIEEALAGGWDALYSNRCDLAIGVTGELPKGPYAVHQIGEIEFVFVVAKKHPLADFIGILEGQNIKQYPAIVVADSSRNLPERSSGLFESKQVIRVQNMMAKRDAQVQGLGIGFLPLHLIESQLDSGDLVAKATSLHRPAVPVYMAWEKHKSAKALAWFIEQGKNHKWF; this comes from the coding sequence ATGCATCACGCAATTTCATTGGAATCGCTAAGAGTGTTGCACGCAATTGAGCGTAAAGGCAGTTTTTCTGAAGCGGCCAAAGCATTATTCAAAGTGCCGTCTGCACTCACTTACACAATGCAAAAGTTGGAGTCAGAACTGGGGGTGGAACTCTTTGATCGCAGTGGCAAACGCGCGACTTTAACTCAGGCTGGCCTGATATTGCTGAATGAAGGTCAAGGGATTCTTGATGCGGCCGAACGACTCGAAGAAAAAGTGAAACAAGTGGAGTCTGGCTGGGAAACCCAACTGACGATTGCCAAAGATACAATTATGCCGAATAAACCCGTAATTGAGCTGATTAAAGGGTTTTGTTGTTTAGATAAACAAGTTGAAATTACGCTAATTGAAGAAGCGTTAGCTGGTGGGTGGGATGCGCTATATTCAAACCGTTGTGACTTGGCAATTGGAGTCACCGGGGAATTACCCAAAGGACCCTATGCTGTGCATCAAATAGGCGAAATTGAATTTGTGTTTGTTGTGGCTAAAAAGCATCCGTTGGCGGATTTTATCGGAATATTAGAAGGCCAGAATATTAAACAATATCCCGCAATTGTTGTAGCCGACAGTTCGCGCAATTTGCCAGAACGTTCAAGTGGATTATTTGAAAGTAAACAAGTGATCAGGGTTCAGAATATGATGGCTAAGCGCGATGCACAAGTGCAAGGTTTAGGTATTGGATTTTTACCTCTTCATCTAATTGAATCACAATTGGATAGCGGAGACTTGGTGGCGAAAGCCACATCTTTGCACCGTCCTGCGGTACCTGTGTATATGGCATGGGAAAAGCATAAATCAGCTAAAGCCTTGGCGTGGTTTATTGAGCAAGGCAAGAATCATAAGTGGTTTTAG
- the agaR gene encoding transcriptional repressor AgaR → MRDTSHRREHIARMLKENGSVQVLPLIEQFNVSGVTIRKDLRFLENQGIATRCYGGAMLNDIGLFETETTFDRKQALHAEEKSSIGKIAADLVNDGDAIILDSGSTTLKLASHLGGRENVTVVTNSLNIVNELKLQEHIEVMLLGGTLRHKSQSFFGSSALATLKDLHVDKLFLGVDGFHMDKGISTHFEAESLLNQLMCKVASEIIVVTDSSKFGHVCLHKILEPTGVNQIITDSNIPQDYLDGLRRIGIKITLVDVD, encoded by the coding sequence ATGCGCGACACCAGTCACAGACGTGAACATATAGCTCGGATGCTCAAAGAGAACGGCAGCGTTCAAGTGCTTCCTTTGATTGAGCAATTTAACGTATCTGGTGTCACGATTCGCAAAGATTTACGCTTTTTAGAAAACCAAGGCATCGCCACGCGTTGCTATGGTGGCGCTATGTTAAATGACATTGGTTTGTTTGAAACTGAAACCACCTTTGATCGCAAACAAGCTCTGCATGCCGAGGAGAAATCCAGTATTGGTAAAATTGCTGCAGATTTAGTTAACGACGGTGATGCTATTATATTGGATTCTGGCTCGACAACGCTTAAGTTGGCTTCTCATTTAGGTGGTCGAGAGAATGTTACAGTGGTGACTAACAGCTTAAACATCGTCAACGAATTGAAACTTCAAGAGCATATAGAAGTGATGTTATTAGGCGGTACTCTCAGACATAAAAGTCAGTCATTTTTTGGCAGCAGTGCGTTAGCAACCCTTAAAGATTTGCACGTAGATAAACTCTTTTTAGGTGTAGATGGCTTTCATATGGATAAGGGGATTTCTACCCATTTTGAAGCTGAGTCTTTGTTAAATCAGTTAATGTGTAAAGTTGCCAGTGAAATAATAGTGGTCACAGACTCATCTAAATTTGGTCATGTTTGTCTACATAAAATTCTTGAACCAACGGGAGTCAATCAAATCATCACCGACAGTAATATTCCCCAAGACTATCTAGATGGTCTGCGCCGAATTGGTATTAAAATCACTCTTGTCGATGTAGATTAA
- a CDS encoding DoxX family protein, whose amino-acid sequence MSGTFLAKVFNSDQGFSPLALRIPVGIIFIAHGSQKLFGLFGGYGLEGTAQFMSSLGLEPGYLMALLAGAGEFFGGLFLLMGLLTRPAAIVTAITMLVAIFTVHIDNGLFMSNGGYEFGLALLAASVSLAISGSGKLGLDVLIANKLSL is encoded by the coding sequence ATGAGTGGAACGTTTTTAGCGAAAGTTTTTAATTCAGACCAAGGGTTTTCACCATTGGCATTAAGAATTCCAGTAGGAATAATTTTTATTGCCCACGGTAGCCAGAAGTTGTTTGGTCTGTTCGGTGGCTACGGTTTAGAAGGTACCGCTCAGTTTATGTCGTCACTGGGGTTAGAGCCTGGTTATTTGATGGCGTTGTTGGCTGGAGCAGGAGAGTTCTTTGGTGGATTATTTCTTCTAATGGGTTTGTTAACTCGTCCAGCAGCAATAGTAACGGCAATTACTATGCTAGTGGCTATATTTACAGTACATATTGATAATGGTCTGTTTATGTCCAACGGTGGATATGAGTTTGGTTTAGCTTTGTTGGCAGCGTCTGTTTCCTTAGCCATTTCCGGTTCAGGAAAATTGGGTTTGGATGTTTTAATTGCTAACAAGTTATCTTTGTAG
- the pdsS gene encoding proteobacterial dedicated sortase system histidine kinase gives MNRLRFGIRLKLLLLSLFLFTIPWLGYQYVWELESYLRTGQEQTMEGTARAVATALHERPTLFDSQSSYLQDVKPGTDLYAHKIVDPIQLDGQLDDWVDYRHLSLHYAEMQLIEQNVFYDPESFYFEHMVGQYNKYLYAMFEVVDDHLVYRPKNSLRVDRNDYLLIAVTDPQGEFRRYIVAPQQSGWVNAYLLDENPESLRPLSLETAIQGNWQETENGYNIELRFPLEIMSSKIAFAIADVDDLQSRERKYIIGTANPNQSDSLGTVLVPSPEIEKILKGLKYSNARVWVVDKHMRVLARSGSIQDATGVRIAPKPRKRDTLWHRIEQDWLFPLYYQILTKPPAGFVDELENAYALKGQDLAKALTGTASSQWRLSPDNKAVVLSAAHPIFIDEQVMGAVVVEQTTHGIRTLRNRALEQLFHVIIAVVFLGTAALFLFASRISFRISKLRNETESAIDENGKILGNIPRSNTQDEIGDLSRTFHSVLDKLQQYNHYLENMSSRLSHELRTPVAIVKSSLENLSMEQNNGNDEQEKQQYIERAQSGIHRLSKILSNMSEATRLEQAIQYSERENFELSELLMGCTEGYRIAYPQNKFALNTHNLIKNLNGSPELFAQMLDKIIANAVEFSPVHNTIMLSLMEKNGYMELTIANTGPKLPENMHEQLLNSMVSVRDHQVNHETHLGLGLYIAKIIAEYHKAKINIQNREDEKGVEVVIRL, from the coding sequence ATGAACCGTCTTCGCTTTGGCATCCGCTTAAAACTTTTATTACTGTCGTTATTTCTATTTACCATTCCATGGTTGGGGTATCAGTACGTGTGGGAATTGGAAAGCTACCTGCGCACCGGTCAGGAACAGACAATGGAAGGCACCGCCCGAGCAGTTGCTACAGCGCTACATGAACGACCAACATTATTTGATAGCCAGTCATCTTATTTGCAAGATGTAAAACCCGGAACGGATCTTTACGCCCATAAAATTGTTGATCCAATACAATTAGACGGCCAGCTAGATGATTGGGTTGATTATCGCCACTTATCTTTGCACTACGCAGAAATGCAGTTAATCGAACAAAATGTATTTTATGATCCCGAGAGTTTCTATTTTGAGCACATGGTCGGGCAATATAATAAGTATCTGTATGCCATGTTTGAGGTGGTGGATGATCACTTGGTTTATCGCCCCAAAAATAGTCTTAGAGTCGATAGAAATGACTATTTATTAATAGCGGTAACCGATCCCCAAGGAGAATTCAGACGATATATTGTCGCGCCCCAGCAGTCTGGTTGGGTAAACGCCTATTTACTTGATGAAAACCCTGAATCTTTGCGTCCTCTATCATTGGAAACCGCTATCCAAGGTAACTGGCAGGAAACTGAAAATGGTTACAACATAGAACTGCGTTTTCCATTAGAAATTATGTCCAGCAAAATTGCCTTTGCTATAGCAGATGTGGACGATTTACAAAGCCGAGAACGTAAATATATTATTGGCACTGCCAATCCTAACCAATCCGATTCTTTAGGCACTGTACTAGTTCCCTCCCCTGAAATTGAGAAGATTTTAAAAGGTTTAAAATACTCTAATGCTAGAGTTTGGGTAGTGGATAAACACATGCGTGTGCTCGCCCGCTCGGGTTCGATTCAAGATGCAACTGGCGTGCGTATTGCTCCCAAACCGCGAAAGCGCGATACACTCTGGCATCGAATTGAACAAGATTGGTTATTCCCGCTGTATTATCAAATACTCACAAAACCGCCAGCAGGGTTCGTTGATGAATTGGAAAATGCCTATGCACTGAAAGGCCAAGATTTAGCCAAAGCATTAACGGGTACGGCTAGCTCTCAGTGGCGCTTATCACCGGACAACAAAGCCGTAGTGTTATCTGCAGCCCACCCAATATTTATCGATGAACAAGTGATGGGAGCTGTGGTAGTTGAGCAGACTACCCACGGTATCCGCACCCTAAGAAACCGTGCACTAGAACAGCTATTCCACGTGATAATTGCCGTGGTATTTTTAGGCACCGCAGCGCTGTTTTTATTTGCATCTCGGATCTCGTTTCGGATCAGTAAACTGCGCAACGAGACTGAATCTGCAATTGATGAAAACGGTAAAATCTTGGGGAATATTCCCCGTTCCAATACCCAAGATGAAATCGGTGATTTATCTCGAACCTTTCACAGCGTTTTAGACAAATTACAACAATATAATCATTATTTGGAAAATATGAGTTCCCGCTTATCCCATGAACTACGCACCCCTGTGGCCATTGTTAAATCGTCATTAGAGAACTTATCCATGGAACAAAATAACGGCAATGACGAACAGGAAAAACAGCAATATATTGAACGTGCACAATCAGGCATTCATCGCCTCAGTAAAATTCTCAGCAACATGAGTGAAGCCACTCGTCTGGAACAAGCGATTCAATACAGTGAAAGAGAAAATTTTGAGTTATCCGAATTACTCATGGGTTGCACAGAAGGTTATCGAATTGCTTATCCACAAAATAAATTTGCTTTAAATACCCACAATTTGATTAAAAATTTAAATGGCTCGCCTGAATTGTTTGCACAAATGCTAGATAAAATAATAGCTAATGCCGTGGAATTTAGCCCTGTACACAACACAATAATGTTATCGTTGATGGAAAAAAATGGCTATATGGAGCTGACCATCGCCAATACTGGGCCCAAATTGCCAGAGAATATGCATGAACAGTTACTCAACTCCATGGTTTCGGTAAGAGATCACCAAGTTAATCACGAAACACACTTAGGCTTAGGCCTTTATATTGCCAAAATCATCGCTGAATATCACAAAGCAAAAATCAATATTCAAAACCGTGAAGACGAAAAAGGTGTGGAAGTGGTTATCCGCCTGTAA
- a CDS encoding slipin family protein gives MTKQGKFIKVFIVAENTIAFLYRNQQFMQVLPAGEHRLWDFSNTLTMKQFAANSMYYSDADSFYLIKTYPEVAELVHVWRLGNDELGLLYIDGQLCGVVAPGEILHLWKSAGEFRLDKVALTGDLEVARSVLEEIKHRGKNDSTKLIATKSSVKRAPVATVEVKPQHASLLYVDGKFMRTLGAGTYGFWQLSNTVTVKNYDLRTRNQEVSGQDILTKDRVTVRVNLSATVKTLDPVIAAEQVENLDEYIYKSLQLALREVVGTKTLDALLEDKLYVNQTVKALVEQELHSVGVRLERVGVKDIILPGEIKAILNQVVEAQKAAEANVIKRREETAATRSLQNTAKMMENNPTLLRLKELESLEKVSEKVSNLNVYGGVDQLLRETVKLT, from the coding sequence ATGACTAAACAAGGGAAATTTATAAAAGTATTTATTGTTGCAGAAAACACAATCGCGTTTCTGTATAGAAACCAACAATTCATGCAGGTATTGCCTGCTGGGGAGCATCGTTTGTGGGATTTTAGCAATACCCTGACGATGAAACAGTTTGCAGCAAATAGCATGTACTACTCAGATGCTGATTCGTTTTATTTAATTAAAACATACCCAGAGGTGGCAGAGTTAGTTCATGTTTGGCGCTTAGGTAACGACGAGCTGGGATTGTTATATATCGATGGCCAGCTTTGTGGTGTTGTCGCTCCAGGTGAGATCCTACATCTGTGGAAATCTGCGGGCGAATTCCGTTTAGACAAAGTTGCTCTAACCGGTGATCTTGAAGTGGCTAGATCTGTGTTGGAGGAAATTAAGCATCGAGGTAAAAATGATAGTACCAAGTTAATTGCCACCAAAAGCTCCGTTAAGCGGGCACCAGTCGCTACGGTCGAAGTCAAACCGCAGCATGCCAGCTTGCTATATGTGGACGGCAAATTCATGCGTACTTTGGGTGCGGGAACTTATGGCTTTTGGCAGCTAAGCAACACGGTTACGGTAAAAAACTACGATTTGCGTACACGCAATCAAGAGGTTTCTGGGCAGGATATCTTGACCAAAGATCGGGTTACAGTGCGGGTGAATTTAAGCGCCACGGTGAAAACCCTAGACCCAGTTATTGCTGCAGAGCAAGTAGAGAATTTGGATGAATACATCTACAAATCATTGCAGTTAGCCTTGCGTGAAGTGGTTGGAACTAAAACCTTGGACGCACTGCTTGAAGACAAGCTTTACGTTAACCAAACCGTCAAAGCGTTGGTTGAACAGGAGTTACATTCGGTTGGTGTAAGACTTGAAAGAGTCGGCGTGAAAGATATTATTCTGCCCGGGGAAATCAAGGCAATCTTGAACCAAGTAGTGGAAGCACAAAAAGCCGCTGAGGCCAATGTGATCAAGCGTCGGGAAGAAACCGCTGCGACCAGAAGCTTGCAGAATACCGCAAAAATGATGGAAAACAACCCAACGTTGTTGCGCTTGAAAGAGCTAGAGTCACTGGAAAAGGTGTCAGAAAAAGTAAGCAACTTGAACGTTTATGGTGGTGTTGATCAGTTGCTGCGGGAAACCGTTAAATTGACTTAA
- the rtcR gene encoding RNA repair transcriptional activator RtcR, which yields MSRKNVMFTILGVVKDHKGRGAKRWQTWRPTISAVMQDNFQVDRLELLYEPSHLNLARRISADVVEVSPATEVVLVETAWNDPWDFADVYNWLYQHASHYDFDTDKEDYYLNITTGTHVNQICMFMLSEAQIYPASKLVQVSPDPEAENRAKGVISIVDLDLSKYAALAARFSEQAASARDFLKAGIQTRNIAFNQLIEEIEQVAINAKDPMLLEGPTGAGKTQLARRIYELKVSRGGVVGSLVAVNCATLVGDGAMSALFGHIKGAYTGAQSARDGYLKNADQGILFLDEIGELGIDEQAMLLHAIEEKQFYPVGSDKAVYSDFQLIAGTNLDLRSAVAQGRFREDLLARIDIWNWRLPALKQRIEDFEPNLDFELRQYARLNDVHIRFGSEAKKRYLQFARSEKALWTANFRDLNASVKRMATLSKGGRIDSATVDAEIIRLNQRWHSGAITKQVELSRYLDEHQLAAMDMFDQMQLQNVIHVCLSSENLADAGRKLFNVSRQNKISSNDSHRLRVYLQKFGLSFTQLNDNLQTSV from the coding sequence ATGAGTCGCAAAAATGTGATGTTTACCATTCTGGGAGTGGTAAAGGACCATAAGGGCCGTGGTGCCAAACGCTGGCAAACCTGGCGCCCCACCATCAGTGCTGTGATGCAAGATAATTTTCAGGTCGATAGATTAGAATTATTGTATGAACCCTCGCACCTTAATTTAGCGCGGCGAATAAGCGCCGATGTTGTAGAGGTATCTCCTGCTACCGAGGTGGTATTAGTAGAAACGGCTTGGAATGATCCTTGGGATTTTGCCGATGTGTACAATTGGTTATATCAACATGCCAGCCACTATGATTTTGATACCGACAAAGAAGACTATTACTTGAATATCACCACGGGTACCCACGTCAACCAAATCTGTATGTTCATGTTAAGCGAAGCACAAATATATCCTGCTTCTAAGTTGGTTCAGGTTTCGCCAGACCCTGAAGCAGAAAATCGGGCTAAAGGTGTGATCAGTATTGTCGATTTGGACCTGTCTAAATATGCAGCCTTAGCGGCCCGCTTTTCGGAACAAGCCGCATCCGCAAGAGATTTTCTAAAAGCAGGCATTCAAACCCGCAACATTGCGTTTAACCAATTGATTGAAGAAATTGAGCAGGTAGCAATCAACGCTAAAGACCCAATGTTACTAGAAGGCCCCACAGGCGCGGGCAAAACCCAGTTGGCTAGACGTATATACGAATTAAAGGTTTCTCGTGGCGGTGTTGTTGGCAGTTTAGTGGCTGTCAATTGTGCCACCCTAGTTGGTGATGGGGCTATGTCTGCTTTATTTGGACATATCAAAGGTGCATACACTGGCGCGCAAAGTGCCCGTGATGGTTATCTAAAAAATGCCGACCAGGGTATTTTATTTTTAGATGAGATTGGCGAATTAGGCATTGATGAACAAGCCATGTTGCTGCATGCCATTGAAGAAAAACAATTTTATCCAGTAGGCAGTGATAAAGCGGTATACAGCGATTTTCAATTAATTGCAGGTACGAACTTAGATTTGCGTAGTGCTGTGGCGCAAGGTCGGTTTCGGGAAGACTTGCTTGCCAGAATTGACATTTGGAACTGGCGTTTACCCGCACTTAAACAACGTATCGAAGATTTTGAGCCAAATTTAGATTTTGAATTACGTCAGTATGCGCGGCTTAATGATGTGCATATTCGTTTTGGAAGTGAAGCAAAAAAACGTTATTTACAGTTTGCCCGCAGTGAAAAGGCCCTATGGACCGCCAACTTTCGTGATCTCAACGCCAGCGTAAAACGCATGGCGACGTTAAGCAAAGGAGGGCGAATTGATTCAGCGACTGTAGATGCGGAGATTATTCGTTTAAATCAACGATGGCATAGTGGAGCGATCACAAAACAGGTAGAGTTAAGTCGCTATCTTGACGAACATCAACTTGCTGCGATGGATATGTTCGACCAGATGCAATTACAAAATGTTATACACGTTTGTTTATCATCAGAAAATTTAGCCGATGCAGGTCGTAAATTGTTTAACGTTAGCAGACAAAACAAAATAAGCAGCAACGACTCCCATAGATTACGGGTTTACTTACAAAAATTTGGATTAAGCTTTACGCAACTCAACGATAATTTGCAAACGAGTGTGTAA
- a CDS encoding NINE protein gives MDSRCKQCGILNPIDFPKCLSCGEIQDTFHYKSRIAAATLAFFGGMFGFHRFFLGQWWGIFYLLFFWTYIPWLVGIIEGIIFLNTTQHDWNKKYNQGVSAGKEKGTVVVIIAILIPIFCIIGILAAIAIPAYQGYLVKAKMAETQVMANTVMTAVEVYALSEEQWPQDIYDLPITGRTSNSQVSAVEVNNGVIYVRFSPDSGVNGNMILIPEPTDRGIYWDCEQSTVSRDYLPSKCQFN, from the coding sequence ATGGATAGCAGGTGTAAACAGTGTGGTATTTTAAATCCAATTGATTTTCCTAAGTGTCTTAGTTGTGGGGAAATTCAAGATACCTTCCATTATAAAAGTCGAATCGCTGCGGCGACCCTTGCATTTTTTGGTGGCATGTTTGGTTTTCATCGTTTTTTCTTAGGCCAGTGGTGGGGAATATTTTATTTATTATTCTTCTGGACGTACATTCCTTGGTTAGTGGGGATCATTGAAGGCATTATCTTCTTAAATACTACTCAACATGATTGGAATAAAAAGTACAACCAAGGTGTTTCCGCTGGAAAAGAAAAAGGCACTGTTGTAGTCATTATTGCCATTTTGATACCAATCTTTTGTATTATTGGAATATTAGCGGCTATCGCTATTCCGGCATATCAAGGTTACCTAGTAAAAGCTAAGATGGCCGAAACACAAGTGATGGCGAATACAGTTATGACTGCTGTTGAAGTGTATGCGTTATCAGAGGAACAGTGGCCCCAAGATATTTACGACTTGCCAATAACGGGACGTACATCCAATTCACAGGTGAGTGCGGTGGAGGTGAATAATGGGGTCATTTATGTGCGGTTTTCTCCTGACTCAGGGGTTAACGGCAACATGATTTTAATTCCTGAGCCTACTGACAGGGGCATTTACTGGGATTGCGAGCAATCCACAGTGTCCCGAGATTATTTGCCTAGCAAATGTCAATTTAACTGA
- the pdsR gene encoding proteobacterial dedicated sortase system response regulator, whose amino-acid sequence MSKRIAIVEDDPAIRDNYASALQKQGYEVFTYASRIDAEQAFMQRLPDLAVVDIGLNEEIDGGFMLCQQLRSLSKTLPIIFFTARDNDYDTICGLRMGADDYLTKDISLPHLLARIAALFRRTELLNQPQVATDLIESGALLMDSNRMTVSWHGQSIELTVTEFWMLHAIAKYAGHVKSRQQLMDESKMVVDDTTITSHIKRIRKKFMQLDAEFDRIETVYGMGYRWKSS is encoded by the coding sequence ATGTCAAAACGTATTGCCATAGTCGAAGATGACCCAGCGATTAGAGATAATTATGCATCGGCGTTGCAAAAACAGGGCTACGAAGTATTTACTTATGCTAGTCGTATTGATGCAGAGCAGGCCTTTATGCAGCGATTACCTGACTTAGCTGTAGTCGATATTGGCTTAAATGAAGAAATAGACGGCGGCTTTATGTTATGTCAGCAACTTCGTTCATTATCGAAAACCCTACCAATCATCTTTTTTACCGCTAGAGACAATGATTACGACACAATTTGTGGTTTACGCATGGGTGCCGACGACTATCTAACCAAAGACATTAGTTTGCCTCATTTACTGGCTCGCATCGCCGCCTTGTTCAGACGCACCGAACTACTCAATCAACCGCAAGTTGCTACTGATTTGATCGAGTCTGGTGCCTTACTAATGGACAGCAATAGAATGACCGTTAGCTGGCACGGTCAATCCATAGAACTAACCGTGACTGAGTTTTGGATGTTACATGCCATTGCCAAATATGCTGGCCATGTGAAAAGTCGCCAACAACTTATGGATGAATCAAAAATGGTCGTTGATGACACTACTATTACTTCGCATATTAAGCGTATACGTAAGAAGTTTATGCAATTAGATGCCGAATTCGATCGCATTGAAACCGTCTACGGCATGGGCTATCGCTGGAAATCTAGTTAG
- a CDS encoding pirin family protein: MLTLRKAADRGKANFGWLDSKHTFSFGSYHDPKHMGFSKLRVINDDKVSPDAGFGTHGHRNMEIISFVTHGVIEHKDSMGNVQSLPKGEFQLMSAGKGVQHSEYNASPTEPLTFLQIWIEPNEFDGKPSYQQKDFGSKLGITPIITATGENGTLSIKQDASLSQLILAPGQIIELDIDEDRKYYIHQVEGSLTVNSDVLDVGDGLKIEDELSLKLENSTEQQLVALLFDLPS; this comes from the coding sequence ATGTTGACGCTACGTAAAGCTGCCGATAGAGGCAAAGCTAACTTTGGTTGGCTTGATAGCAAACATACATTTTCGTTTGGTTCCTATCATGATCCGAAACACATGGGGTTCTCAAAATTACGAGTGATTAACGATGACAAGGTTTCGCCTGACGCTGGATTTGGCACTCACGGTCACCGCAATATGGAAATTATTAGTTTCGTTACCCACGGAGTGATTGAGCACAAAGATAGTATGGGGAATGTACAATCTTTACCCAAAGGTGAATTTCAGTTGATGTCAGCTGGAAAAGGAGTTCAGCATAGTGAATATAACGCTTCGCCTACTGAACCCTTGACCTTTTTACAGATATGGATTGAACCCAACGAATTTGATGGCAAGCCTAGTTATCAGCAAAAAGACTTTGGTTCGAAATTAGGCATTACACCCATTATTACGGCAACAGGTGAGAATGGCACATTATCGATTAAACAAGATGCGTCGTTAAGCCAATTAATTCTAGCGCCAGGGCAAATTATCGAACTGGATATTGATGAAGATCGTAAGTATTACATTCATCAGGTAGAAGGAAGTTTAACGGTTAATTCAGACGTACTTGATGTTGGAGACGGTTTGAAAATCGAAGATGAATTAAGCTTGAAGTTAGAAAATTCAACTGAACAGCAGCTTGTGGCTTTGTTATTCGATTTGCCGAGCTAG
- the pdsO gene encoding sortase-associated OmpA-like protein PdsO gives MKKRILFPLTAIALSLSTNVLAADGVSKSRTTEEQTNGAIGFGSGAVAGALVAGPVGAIVGGLFGVMIAEDVNSDNALEASESELTKSYAQLSQQQEQLARQEAQLIALQQQYEQAQQENQVQLVAMDNEIERVMQEMESNIQFRTASYVLESHFKPQLDLVAQGLKNNPNLVVSLSGFSDSRGDDSFNQALSEQRVVSVKDYLLSQGVYDKQVLTLSFGETQPVSAEANNEDFFFDRRVLIRVAEGQQSMTASNL, from the coding sequence ATGAAAAAACGTATTTTATTTCCACTTACCGCAATCGCTTTAAGTCTTTCGACAAATGTTTTGGCTGCAGACGGGGTTTCCAAATCAAGAACAACAGAAGAGCAAACTAATGGAGCCATTGGTTTTGGGTCTGGTGCGGTGGCAGGTGCATTGGTTGCGGGGCCGGTTGGTGCAATAGTTGGTGGTCTTTTTGGGGTGATGATTGCCGAAGATGTAAACAGTGACAATGCGCTGGAGGCAAGTGAAAGCGAATTGACGAAAAGCTATGCCCAACTATCGCAACAACAAGAACAACTTGCTCGTCAAGAAGCTCAGTTAATCGCGTTACAACAGCAATATGAACAGGCGCAACAAGAAAACCAAGTGCAATTGGTTGCCATGGATAATGAGATTGAGCGAGTGATGCAAGAAATGGAATCAAATATTCAATTCCGAACGGCGTCCTATGTACTCGAGTCGCACTTTAAACCGCAGTTAGATTTAGTTGCACAAGGATTAAAAAATAACCCTAATTTAGTGGTCAGCTTGTCGGGCTTTTCTGACAGCCGTGGTGATGACTCTTTCAATCAAGCATTGTCTGAACAGCGCGTAGTGAGTGTTAAAGACTATCTTTTATCTCAGGGGGTTTATGATAAGCAAGTACTTACTTTGTCTTTCGGTGAAACGCAGCCAGTCTCGGCCGAAGCTAACAACGAAGACTTCTTCTTTGATCGTCGAGTGCTAATTCGAGTTGCTGAAGGTCAACAATCGATGACTGCATCAAACCTATAG